The genomic window GCGATTGGGCGCAGGCGAACCCCGAGGCCGCCAGGGGCGTCACCAGGGCCTTCGCCGACGCGGCCGCGTGGATCTACGAGCCCGAGAACCGCGACGATGCCGTGCGCATCCTCAGCGAGTACACGGGCATCGAGGAGGACATCGTCCAGGAGGCGTACGAGTTCATAGTCCTCGAGCAGCAGGCGATAAGCCCCGACCTCTCCGTCCCCGAGGACAGCCTGCGCAACATCCTCGTCATCTCGCAGGCCGTGCACGGCGGCGAGATGCCGCCGTTCGAGCTGAGCAAGTACTACGACCCGAGCTACCTGGAGTAGCCGACGGTCCAGTCCTCTCGGCTCTCCGTCCCGCCCATCGGCCTTGGTCGGTGGGCGGGACGCGTGGTCGGTGCCTACGGAGTCGGGGGCCTCCGGGTCGGGGGCACGCGAGTCGTCGACGCGCGGCCGCCAGGAGCCTCCTGCCTCGACCGACCTGAACCAGCATAGGCGCCTGAAGGGAAGCTAGGGCAATCGGTGTTCTCCAAGCGCGCCCGAGGGGTCGACAGCGCTGGGGTCCCTAGCGAACCGGCGGAGCAAGGGCCCATGCCGGACCCCGGGCCCCAGACCCCTGGCGAGCCGGCACGCCTCAGGGCTGCAGCGCCTCCTTGAGGGCCTCGCCGAGGAAGTAGACGGCCAGGATCGTGACGACGATCAGGAGACCCGGCCACAGGACCAGCAGGGGCGAGATCCAGAAGTAGTTCTGGCTGCTCGTGAGCATGTTGCCCCAGCTCGCCGTGGGCGGCTGCACGCCGATGCCGAGGTAGCTCAGCGAGGTGGCGACGAGGATCGCCCAGGCCACGCCGAGCGTGGCGGCCACGATCACCGTGGGGGCGGCGTTGGGCAGGACGTGCCGCAGGATCAGCCGCGAGGTCCCGGCGCCCAGCGCCCTGCCGCTCTCCAGGTACTCCAGCCTCGTGATGCGCAGGACCTCGGAGCGCACGACGCGCGCCACGTTCATCCAGCTCGTGATGCCAATGGCCACGACCAGGGTCACCAGGCTGGGCGGGAAGAACGTCAGGATCGCCAGCATCACGAAGAACGCCGGCACCGCCATGAACATGTCGGTCACGCGCATCATCAGGTACTCGAGCCAGCCGCCGAAGAACCCGCTGAGCAGCCCGACGGCCGTGCCGATCACGAGCGCCACCAGCATGGCGACGAACCCCACCTGCAGGGTGATGCGTCCGCCGACCATCAGCCTGGCCAGGACGTCGCGGCCGAGCTCGTCGGTGCCGAGGGGGTGCTCCCGCGACGGCAGGGCGAAGGCGTCGATCACGTCGATCGCGTTCGGGTCGTGGGGCACGACGAGGGGGCCGGCGAACGAGAACAGGACGATGAGCACGAGGACCGCCACGCTGAGGGGCCCCATCCACAGACGACGGAACCTGGCGAACGCCGCCACGGCCTCACGTCCTCCTGACGCGCGGGTCGGCGACGGCGTAGAGGAGGTCGACGACGAGGTTCAGGACGATGACGAGGAAGGCGACGACGAGGGTGAGGCCCATCATCAGCGGGTAGTCGCGCGTGCTCGCCGCCTGGATCGCCAGCTGGCCTATGCCCGGCCAGCCGAAGACGGTCTCGGTCACGACGGTGCCGCCGAGGAGCCTGGTGAGCACGATGCCGAGGATCGTCAGCACCGGCAGCAGGCTGTTGCGCAGCGCGTGGACGAAGACGACGCGCGCGGCGGGCAGGCCCTTGGCCCGCGCCGTGCGCACGAAGTCCGCCCGCAGCGCCTCGATCATCGAGCTGCGCGTGTAGCGGGTTATCTCGGCCAGGTTCAGCAGCCCGAGCACGATGACGGGCATCACGAAGTGCTTCGCCACGGCCAGGAAGCCGGTGCTGCCGTCGGACGGCCTGATCCCCGACGAGGGCAGCACGCCGAGCGTGACGGAGAACAGGAGGATCAGCGTGAGGCCGAGCCAGAAGGGCGGCAGCGAGAAGCCCGCGAAGGCGACGGCCGTGATCACGTTGTCGAGGGCCGAGCGCGGCCTGAGGGCGCTGACCACCCCCAGGAGGATGCCGAAGATCGCGCTCACGACGAAGGCGACGAGGCCCAGGTAGACGGTGTTGGGCAGGCGCCCGCCGATCAGGCTCCGCACCGACGCCCCGAACTGCAGGCTGGTGCCCAGGTCGCCCCGCAGCAGGGTCGTGAGCCAGCGACCGTACTGCACCGGCAGCGGCTGGTCGAGGCCCAGGTTCGCCCGGATCCTCTCGACGTCCTCTGGCGAGAGGTTGGGGTTGATCATCACGGTCGGTCCGCCGGGCGCCGTGTGGAGCAGCACGAACGTGCCGATCGACACGAGCAGCAGGACCACGACCGTGCCGACGATCCGTTGGATTAAGAACCTGACCATGCCCTACAGCGCCGGACGCCGCGGGTGGGGCGGTCGGGGTTAGCCCTCCGCCCCACCCGCTGGACCCTCCTCAGCTACTGGCCCTCGTACCGCCACTGCTCGACCCACTGCAGCGCCTCGCGGAACGGCAGGGGGGTCGTCGTGAGCCGCGCGTTCATCGCCTGGATGTCCTGCGGGTAGAAGAGGACGACGCCGGGCGGGTCCTCGTACATCACCTGCTGGAGCTCCTTGTAGATCTCGGCCCTCTCGGCCTGGTCGGAGGTGGCGCGCCCCGCCTCGAGGAGCTCGGTCACGCGAGGGTTGTCGTAGTGGACCGTGTTGAACGCCTGTCCGGGCGCGTAGTAGTTCGTGAGGTCGGGGTCGGGAGGCAGCACCCAGAAGCCCGCGTGCGCGACCCACTCGCCGCCGAGCAGCTTCTGCACGTAGACGGGCCACTCGTCCACCCGCACGCCCACGTCCATGCCCAGCGCCTGGTAGGCCTGCTGCGCGATGAGCGTCGTGCGCTCGCGCGTCGGGTTGCCCTGGTCGACGCCGATCTCGAAGGCGAACCGCTCCCCGTCCTTCTGGAGGACGCCGTCAGGACCCGGCGTCCAGCCGGCCTCCGCGAGCAGCTCCCTGGCGCGGTCGGGGTCGTACGGGACGGGCTCGAGCTCGTCGTCGAACGCCCACGGGAACACCGGCGGGATCGGCCCCACGCCGATGACGGCCTCGCCGCCCATCACGCTCTGGATGATCGCCTCGCGGTCGAGGCCGTAGATCATCGCCAGGCGTACCCGCGGGTCGGAGAACAGCGGGTGCTCGTAGTTGAACGAGATGTGCTCGAAGCCCAGGTAGGGCACGCTCTGGATCTTCACGCGGTTCGAGCGCTGCAGCGCCGGCAGGTTCGTCGGCTGCACGACGGCGTAGTCGAGCTCGCCGCTGAGGAGCTGCGCGACCTGCGTGTTCACGTCGGGCAGGACCTTGAAGATCACGCGCTCGATGGGCGGGGCGCCCTTGAAGTAGTCGGGGTTAGCGACGAACTCGTACTGGCTGCCGGGAGTGACGCTGGCGATCTCATACGGCCCTGTCGAGATGGGGTGGCGCGTGTTGAACTCGGTGGCCTCGGCGATGTTCTGGCCCTCGAGCACGTGCCTCGGCACGATGCCGACGTTGTAGGAGGCGATCGTCGGGAACGAGCCGAGGGGGCTCGAGAGGTGGAACCTGACCGTGTAGTCGTCGACGACCTCGACGCTCTCGATGACCGCGATGGCGGAGCGCCTGGGCGAGTTGTTGTTCGGGTCGAGGATCGTGTCGTAGGTGAACTTGACGTCCTCGGCCGTGAACGGCTCGCCGTCGTGCCAGGTCGCGTTGTCGACGAGCTCGAACGTCCACGTCAGCCCGTCCTCGCTCACCTCCCAGCTCGTCGCCAGGTCGGGCCGCGGCTCGAACGTCTCGGGGTCGGGCCGCGTGAGGGCGTTGAAGAAGAACCTGTTGATGGGCACGGCCGCGGCGTCGGTGCCGAGGATGGGGTTCATGAGCGGGTCGGCGGGGATGGCGAGGCGCAGGACGGTGCCCGGCTGGGCCGCCGCGGTCCCGAGGAGCGCGAGGAGCAGGGCGGCGAGCAGGCCGCCCCGCCATCCCGCTCGCTGGGCACGGGGGCGTGTCTCGTGGCTTCTGGTCATCGCTTCGTCCCTTCCTTCACGCTGCGAGCGTCCGCTCGCGGAGGCGGGCGCGAGTCGCTGGGCTCCAGCGGCCCGCGCGCATGACGGCCGCGAACCGCGAGGCGTCCTCGAGCAGGGAGAGGTCCTCGAGCGGGTTCCCGCGGACGAGGACGAGGTCGGCCCGGTGGCCCGGCGCTATCCGCCCGACCTCGCCCTCCAGGCCTAGGGCCTTGGCCGCCACGGAGGTCGCCGCCTGCAGCGCCTCCATGGCGCTCAGCCCCGCGTCCCTGAGGAACCCGATCTCCTTGGCGTTCTGGCCTTGCCTGTATCGGTTGCCCACGTCACCTCCCGCTGCGATGGGGACCTTCATCTCGTGC from Trueperaceae bacterium includes these protein-coding regions:
- a CDS encoding ABC transporter permease — its product is MAAFARFRRLWMGPLSVAVLVLIVLFSFAGPLVVPHDPNAIDVIDAFALPSREHPLGTDELGRDVLARLMVGGRITLQVGFVAMLVALVIGTAVGLLSGFFGGWLEYLMMRVTDMFMAVPAFFVMLAILTFFPPSLVTLVVAIGITSWMNVARVVRSEVLRITRLEYLESGRALGAGTSRLILRHVLPNAAPTVIVAATLGVAWAILVATSLSYLGIGVQPPTASWGNMLTSSQNYFWISPLLVLWPGLLIVVTILAVYFLGEALKEALQP
- a CDS encoding ABC transporter permease, whose amino-acid sequence is MVRFLIQRIVGTVVVLLLVSIGTFVLLHTAPGGPTVMINPNLSPEDVERIRANLGLDQPLPVQYGRWLTTLLRGDLGTSLQFGASVRSLIGGRLPNTVYLGLVAFVVSAIFGILLGVVSALRPRSALDNVITAVAFAGFSLPPFWLGLTLILLFSVTLGVLPSSGIRPSDGSTGFLAVAKHFVMPVIVLGLLNLAEITRYTRSSMIEALRADFVRTARAKGLPAARVVFVHALRNSLLPVLTILGIVLTRLLGGTVVTETVFGWPGIGQLAIQAASTRDYPLMMGLTLVVAFLVIVLNLVVDLLYAVADPRVRRT
- a CDS encoding peptide-binding protein, producing the protein MTRSHETRPRAQRAGWRGGLLAALLLALLGTAAAQPGTVLRLAIPADPLMNPILGTDAAAVPINRFFFNALTRPDPETFEPRPDLATSWEVSEDGLTWTFELVDNATWHDGEPFTAEDVKFTYDTILDPNNNSPRRSAIAVIESVEVVDDYTVRFHLSSPLGSFPTIASYNVGIVPRHVLEGQNIAEATEFNTRHPISTGPYEIASVTPGSQYEFVANPDYFKGAPPIERVIFKVLPDVNTQVAQLLSGELDYAVVQPTNLPALQRSNRVKIQSVPYLGFEHISFNYEHPLFSDPRVRLAMIYGLDREAIIQSVMGGEAVIGVGPIPPVFPWAFDDELEPVPYDPDRARELLAEAGWTPGPDGVLQKDGERFAFEIGVDQGNPTRERTTLIAQQAYQALGMDVGVRVDEWPVYVQKLLGGEWVAHAGFWVLPPDPDLTNYYAPGQAFNTVHYDNPRVTELLEAGRATSDQAERAEIYKELQQVMYEDPPGVVLFYPQDIQAMNARLTTTPLPFREALQWVEQWRYEGQ